The following are from one region of the Pseudohongiella spirulinae genome:
- the rpmB gene encoding 50S ribosomal protein L28: MSNVCMVTGKKPITGNNVSHANNRTRRRFVPNIQSHRFWVESEKRFVKLKVSTKGMRTIDKKGIDAVLADIRANGVKV; this comes from the coding sequence ATGTCTAACGTATGTATGGTAACCGGCAAAAAGCCGATTACAGGCAACAATGTTTCTCACGCGAATAACAGAACGCGTCGTCGTTTTGTGCCGAACATCCAGTCACACCGTTTCTGGGTTGAGTCAGAGAAGCGTTTTGTGAAACTGAAAGTATCCACCAAAGGTATGCGTACCATCGACAAGAAAGGCATTGATGCTGTTCTGGCCGATATCCGTGCCAATGGCGTAAAAGTTTAA
- the radC gene encoding RadC family protein yields MGIKDWPVSERPREKLLAGGPSSLSDAELLAVFLRTGTRGQTAIDVARRLLLDFGGLSSILAASLEQFCQHQGLGPGKYVQFQAVLELARRYMGERLAEADALTNSDLTRDYLRARLRDYPHEVFACLYLNNQHQVTGMEELFTGTIDGAAVYPREVVKRCLHHNAAAVIFAHNHPSGLAEPSQADISITRRLTTALNTIDVRVLDHVVVGKAEVVSFAERGLL; encoded by the coding sequence ATGGGGATCAAGGATTGGCCGGTGTCGGAGCGGCCCAGGGAAAAGCTATTGGCGGGCGGGCCGTCCAGTCTGTCAGACGCCGAATTGCTGGCGGTGTTTTTGCGCACCGGCACCCGTGGACAGACAGCCATCGATGTTGCCAGGCGCCTGCTGCTGGACTTTGGTGGTCTGTCCAGCATACTGGCGGCCAGCCTGGAGCAGTTCTGCCAGCACCAGGGCCTGGGGCCGGGCAAATATGTACAGTTTCAGGCGGTGCTGGAACTGGCCAGGCGCTATATGGGCGAGCGTCTGGCAGAAGCCGATGCCTTGACCAACTCGGATCTGACACGCGACTATCTGAGGGCAAGATTACGGGACTATCCGCATGAGGTTTTTGCCTGCCTGTACCTCAATAACCAGCATCAGGTGACAGGCATGGAGGAGCTCTTCACGGGCACCATCGACGGAGCGGCAGTGTATCCGCGGGAGGTGGTCAAGCGCTGCCTGCATCACAATGCGGCAGCGGTGATCTTCGCGCATAACCACCCGTCAGGCCTGGCAGAACCCAGCCAGGCCGACATCAGTATTACCCGGCGATTGACCACGGCCCTGAATACCATTGATGTCAGAGTGCTGGACCATGTGGTTGTCGGCAAGGCAGAGGTCGTTTCCTTTGCCGAGCGAGGGCTGCTTTAG
- the rpmG gene encoding 50S ribosomal protein L33: protein MRDKIKLVSSAGTGHFYTTDKNKRTTPDKIEIKKFDPVVRKHVIYKEAKIK from the coding sequence ATGCGCGATAAAATCAAACTGGTTTCTTCTGCAGGCACCGGTCACTTCTATACAACGGACAAAAACAAGCGTACTACACCAGACAAGATCGAAATCAAGAAGTTCGATCCGGTGGTACGTAAGCACGTGATCTACAAAGAAGCCAAGATCAAGTAA